The Aedes aegypti strain LVP_AGWG unplaced genomic scaffold, AaegL5.0 Primary Assembly AGWG_AaegL5_hic_scaff_1735_PBJ_arrow, whole genome shotgun sequence genome segment CTCAGGTGCCTAAACAGAGTGGCATGTGAACCATTCGAAACGAGGATTCTGAACGGAGAAAAGTAAGttgaaaataactaaaattatactAAGTAAGTCTTATAGTATAGCCCGTGATTGTAGAATTAGGTAATCCCCAATTGACAGTGCAATCATAAGTGCAAAAAGTGCACGAGTTGTATTTCCGCCCTTACTGCTATTAGGGGACTGATCTGTAGGTTGGGCCaccctcgatttttttttttatttcttgaatgAAGACCTCTATTTACGGCATATGAGTAGTATAGTAGTGGCCTTCTTACGTTTAGGAGTATtgagaatatttaaaaatattgccTACATGGCAGCCTGAAGACTGAAGAAAAGTTTGGATGTAGATTTTAAAATGGGCGCCGAAATAATACTTTTTCTATAAATTGCCACATGAATACAAACTAACTGATTTAATATTTAACctttcacttcacttttgcaaaaaaaaaaaatattaaaatttctccaggcgAGAAAATACTTTTGAAACTCTAATATGTCGCCGCATGAAATACGAATGAGCATTAGACATTAAAAATGCTTCATATTCTTATtcctatttttcaaaaaaatgtttgtatgtcaaTAGATATATCTATAGTCACTTTGATGTACACTTCGAGGCCACATGAGTTTTTAATTTACCAATATCCAATATGacacacaaaaaaaactatagGACCTCTCCCCTACTAAAACTAATACTACGTATACAGGAAAATATGTAATACTGAGACCATACTATTTTCATCATTATAACAGGTATCCATCAGCAGGCGAGCAGGAACAATTGGCCAATGACTTGGTACAATTATTTCCACAGTTGCAGTTTAATTCCAAAAGACCTGAAGGAGCACCAGATGGGGTAAATATACAATATGAGCTAATCGAATTGAAAAATGCAATTTGATTAATCCTTCACAGTGGAtctttttttggagaaaaaacGGAATGGAGAAAGGCAAGCACAGTGGTCTGATATATCACCGTGTGCGCAACATAATTAAAACGCTTCCGCCAAAAATGCATCTATACCAAAGGACAACTGTACCGAAAAATACTCATGTTCCTAATGAACTGGTCGAAAAAGCCGAGAATCTACGTACGGTGGAAGCAAccaaaaacgagaaaaaaaggATTGCGGTCGAAATGGAAGCATGCAACCCGTTACTCAAATTGATGCTGAGCGAAAAGAAAGCGCATCCGAAATACTTTCGGTGTTTCCTCACTTGTTGGCCTACAATGGATATATGGTAAGCTAATTTCTAAAATATCTAAATAggggaaatataaaaaatgcgcCTGTGACTTTTATGTAAATTTACACTGTTCGTTGAGTAATATAAGTAcgatcagtgcaccagtatccgatCATGCCCGCTCACTAGTGTaaccaacatttttcgcacggatataTTCTACCAATATTAAGAACTTTCAAATGAAatcgtctgacattattttcatttgataaaataattctttatattgaaaacacaacacttcatgagcggttattggatcaCTAGGTATTTTTTAGTATTCCAATAAGcgctcatgcaaaaaattaaacaaactttaaagaaatgtcgattttagtatacagccttctttattgcagtagtagctatggATTGACCATAAAACATATTAagataaataacgaaattcaaaataatgcattttttagtaagttcgtcacgaaatctgtttagcgtgagcggaaataggaacacttagatgcagtaacagatgcaatttaatattttttttatgaaagtttttcatattcttttatttttttatgccgCTTTTTATACTTAAACTTGGACctacattgtgacataaaaatagtatcGATCGAcacaataattattttataataaacatgtgaacacataacttcccttaaatgagcggaatctggtgcactgatggtacaaTGCCCATTCGTTCATTGCAACATGTTTACATTATTATTCTGGTTATTACGTTTTTTTGGTATGTGGTTGATACATAAATCAATAatattcgcgactacgaaggtaattaccacagttgaccctgtGCATGAAACTCCGACTTTTTCATATGGCAAAGCATATGAAGTCAATGTTCAaatgcttcaaaaaaaaaaaaaaacaatgtaattaaattctgttaactGTGCGGGGTTAGACTTTTGATATGCTAGTATTATAAGcagatcattgaaaaaaatacaataatcaaaataatatgtCTATAATGTAGAACTTAAAGTCTATCAACACGCAGAGAAatgatttttaaaatcaataatattctgTATTGAAATcaacgaaaaaaatatcatttttcggcTAATAatgtatttgttttaaattcaaCAACAAAACTTTGTAATTTTAAAGGAATGTTGTTTGTTCCTAGAATCAGTCGTAAACACAAACAAAAATAGttcagtagttttttttttatttttttaataaggtacagtggtgtaagtggatcattcgtcaatattaagcataaatacttgaatatgttgaatgtttttgcaccattgcttcgttttagattatattcttacgcccacactgatactgtTGCAAAACtagtactacacgtacactaatacaagcaaacttgttaagctaagtatgctgttccgctcaagaaaagtaagaatttctgctcaagaaatggtcaagaaatttcctacagtgagctccatttgaaatgacatttcttttcaactgcgtactgcgatcaaagaaaaatgcatttcttgagcatttcttgcaagaaatttcccacgcatcgagataggcgattacttttctgttgaagtgcatacttcgctttagctgcaaaaaataattaatttgaaaattgttttccatataaatcaaaagttcattgtatttctgtctaaaatcgaataatattagttttttcgatacatggtgagcatttcagttctaatttaatgaatcacaatgaaaaatatgtagagaaactttaaagtagatagagtaccgtgtaccttttaattccgctcctaaatgcttatctttgacagatacgcgtatttcgactaccacttgcagtcttcttcagtgtcagttactcgtatccacagtggatacgagtaactgacactgaagaagactgcaagtggtagtcgaaatacgcgtatctgtcaaagataagcatttaggagcggaattaaaaggtacacggtactccatctactttaaagtttctctatttgagattctgctcagaggattcgaacattcattaaagagaaaaatatgtgttttttttataaataaatagctatattgtacatggtactttttaatggggtgggatAAGTGGATCAactattattatcatttattggcagactgctaacgagaattttaataagttttaatatccgCAATTGGTTTGGAGTTGTTAAGCGTCCGCcgtgaaatttcaaaatctttgtttgtatCAGATCTTCTGCAATTGAAAATTGATTGTCCACATTTGCTGTCGCTTCTCAATTTCAACGTACCTCATCGTCCTCTTCGTTCTAGTACTTTCATATTTCTCCATGGTGCTCGTACTAATTACGGATATAACGAACCGTTTTCCGCTATGTGTCGTTCCTTCAATCGTTGCTCACATGAATTCGATTTTCATATCCCCCGTACTACGCTCCGAACGAAATTCTCTCAGATTATTTCAGAGTCTCATCAAAATTCTCGTTGAACTCTTTTTAAGGCTAGCAAATTAAATCGTTTTTATGTTACTATTAAGAAAATAAGTGTATAGTATTAAGTTAAATTGTATCATTTGGATTGTATGTTTTTCTATTGGTACTAAAAGATGAGGAGGTTTTGCGCCCATTTGAGATAGAGCTGAGGTGCTCAACTCAAAcgggcttttccctgctccaaataaagaataaagaaagaataaagaataaagaaatgctgttttgttttatttttttccattaccagcttaaatttgtccaattgaccatagaaaatttgaactaatccacctaaaagttttttttaacctttctggtataaaaaatataaaaggataataatttcaaaattcacacgaaactttcCGTAGTTTATCTAAGCTGATTTGCAAAAGATCAAAATATGCTAGTTTTCCAATTGTTCCAAAGCATactatcgtaccttatttgaccatataaattgttctagacagatgatacaaatatattcataaatagaatagaaggatttcagtttgttagtCAAAAGTAGATGaacctaatatttttaaactacgagtatttttcgaaaacatcactAGGAATAATCCAACGATACTTCCgtataacttatgtgtataaattgatgattttttttttcaaattattctagttacaatgtttttttttgttcgaattagtttGAACTgatgtatacatattttttcattatatattgattactttttaatttttaagtattgaaatgtaacattactagcaacgatagtaatatcattcttactatacataattacagcacatttgttttgagaacagatttttttattgatgatccaccatggtggggcgccacgacctcactgggacagagtctgcttctcagcttagtgttcttatgagcacttccacaattattaactgagagctttcgttgccattttcgcattcgtatatcgtatggcaggtacgattatactctatgtccaggaaagtcaaggacatttccattacgaaaagatcctggaccgaccgggaattgaacacagacaccttcagcatggctttgctttgtagccgcggactctaaccactcggctaaggaaagccccttATTTTAATTAACTAGTATAGTTAATTTTATATGCATTTAAAATTTCATATCTCATACCTCGCCtggtaaaattttcgacgcttcacgcacagtgtaaactttttccagatgtCAGCACCACACCTTCGTAGATTTGAATTATCTctttatttctataaaaatatttgtcCGGGATTCATTTTAGAGTACGTAGGGTCAGTGTGCTCTTAGTAGACAGTCTCCTACAGTGGCCTTAGTGTTTTTTCACGACCGTTTCGCTATGAATCGTCAAGCAAAgaatgcacttcaacagaaaagtaatcgcctatctcgatgcatggaaaatttcttgcaagaaatgctcaagaaaagcatttttcttcgatcgaagtacgcagttgaaaagaaatgtcaattcaaatggagctcactgttggaaattttttgaccatttcttgggcaaaattttttacttttcttgagcggaacagcatacttagatTCAGAAGCTATTTATCTAGGTACCCTTAAttcacagctcgattttgttcaaacaatGCTCGGGATAAATAGCATTAATTGACATTTAATTTCCTTTGCACCTTTATTACACCTATTGTACCTATAGTATCATTACTAAgagaaaatttcttttattgaacaaaataaaggaataattaacatttttacatcaatcgaaagctttAGATCCATTCcttaaaggaaaaatataagatATGTAAAAATCGCATCTTCATCGCATCAAACAATGCGGTGTGTATGGCCTATGCCTTGAAACTAGagctactataggaacataaATTAGAACTActggcacatgtgttcctaaaGTGGCACAAGCAAAACTAAATACAATAAACGTAAAAGTTATGCCGCTGGTtctatttatagatttttacaaatatttgaacttAGCCTGTCCGCAAACCATATGTATTAATTCATTTTCCATAGTTTCCGGAAATCAAAGTtattaattcattttatttactTTTAGATACACAAATCGGCCCTCAAACTCTTCCCTTCGATGGAATCAAGTCCGGATTACAAAGGAGTTCTAGCTAAATGTCTTTTGTTTTCGCGTCATATGTTTAAGCAAGTTGAAGATGGTAATTTGAACATTTCCTACAAACTTAATTCAATTAATAATGCCCacatattttccaaaattttgtgtAGAATACATCCGAGGATGCCTTCGTATTTTGTACAAGTTGCCGGTACGAGGATTGAAAAGAAGAAGCGATGGTACGTCtgttatttctgaagaaaagctGGCGTCATCACTCGTTCGTTGGGTAAAAGTAAGATGTTTTTAATATAGTACTTATTGATGAGATAATGATTAAACTTTTTCGTTCcagccaaatcaaaacatcGATGATGACCTAGCGGAGCACATGACATCACTAATTCAAATCGAGCCCCACATTGCTTGCATTGCACCGCCGTTTAAAACAGGACACTACTTTGTAGTGATGAACAGGACAGTATCCATCAGCGTGCTAAATTCCATAGCTGCTATCGACATTTTATTCAAAACCTTCAAAGTACTAGGTACTCCAGTACCCAGTAATTTGGCAATGGTGATGGACTTCTTCGAATGTGTGCTCTACAGAACAAGTGGCCACAGCTCACGGAAATCGGTCAATAACCTGGTTCAATCATTCCAGGATGCCGCACATGCAGAGGATAATTAGTTTAAGATGTTGGCCTGAAAAGACACGTCACGTGTCAAGCTAAAATTTagcaataatttttaattttatttttatgttgttttcatgaactaaatatttttttcgcttcATGTGACGTGCCTATACAGTTCTTGTTCTAAACCGATTGATACGTAGTTGAAGTTGAAGTACTTCCCCTCGTTCAACTATCCCCCTATACAAACTATTATCATTGCCAATTGCAAGGCATATCTAAGATTATAAGAAATTACTGTAACCTTTTTAATTTCTGACGTATATTGAACGTAATAAATGTCATGCTTTAgtattgttgtttttttgttctagttttaattgaattttaaatagatttcaaaatatattttttaatggaaaaaatGTTAATGTGAGTaacatctactcacttttgctAGTTTGCGAGGAAAAATAAGTGAGTAAGTTCAACTCAAAATCAACTTATCAATatgttactctaaagtgagtaacaTAGATGTTACTCTATTTTGAGCAGTTCCACTATGTTCCAAAGTGAGTAGAAATCTACTCACTTgtgagtagatctgaacgagcgtgCATAATGTAATGACAAGaaggatagaatcgcaagcgagcgacgagagaaatgaatagaagttgaaaatttgttttaacagagggccatatgtgtgaacaacacaatcgaaacgacaaatcgttgcctaacgtcctggtcttgcacggctagatgttgtagtgttggtcactgcTAACACTAGACAGACACAAATTTGTCGCCTCAACCttttaactatattgttcggcgtatgtaacagttttatcgatcgttggcatattttcggagattgatacgaaagtgacgttacttattggatttCTAATCTCGCATACCCCTAATTTGCCCAAGTGATCCTATTCGAACTGGAGTTaaatttctttgccaattagattctacatttataaggtCATTGTCAACGCATTGATAgatattgacattactaattttagagtcctcgaaaatgtacattgaagataaTATGCTACTCCCAACCTATGTCTGTTGGTttcctgtacaatttcgatgattcttgtcaatcacgaagtagcaactacaaattgtacggtcatcaatccTCATGCTCATCtcgtacactcaaaataatctaaACGTCATtactacgtgaaaaatcacgtaggtTCATGATAATGAACCATCCTCTGACTTTACCTGACTAAGGTAACAGTTACCGTTTCATACATTAACGTTATTTGTTGCTTTGATAGTTTTCACTGCATTAACCTATCGACCTTACGTGAAATCTACGTACATGCTTTAATTCATTCCGAACGTGTTCatcttcgattcattttgtgtTGTGATCAAATGTAAAGATGGCGTCAAgtgaaaataaacataaatatttgatttgatttgacttGAGATTAATTTAATTAGTTACCTATATTAAAGGTATTATTTTAAATGTTGTAGAAAGGATTCCATTAATTAGAATGTTAATTCTCAATAGATCATCGGGCCATTTTTTCTGAGTCGCATCATTGTTAGCAATGCGGGTCAAATTGGTACGTGGTACTGGAAGAGCTGATGCTGGTCAAAAAGGTTTTCccgtttttgaaatttaaacgtgagtaaactttttaatttagtaatgatttaaaaaaaaactatatttgttCCCGATATTCTTTCTCTGAAACAGAAACGTTGCCTTTAACTATGTGCCGAAGGATTTTCGAGAACATCGAGTCGAAACACACACAGACACACACCAAAACCAGACTATCTTGTTACCTGATTTTCCGATACTCAGGCATTGTGTGAAATACCTTATTTTGATCAAAACCGATAGTTCaataaataaaagtaaaacTTTATGTGTTactcgttttattgaaaaataatgttatttaaaaataactatGCGAAAGCAGCATTGCGCCTATACAGAATTTTAGTACAGTTTACCGGGAACATCGTTAGGTTCTATTCAACTACTTGGTCGAATATACGAAAAAATCACGTAGCTGTTACACGTGCCTTTGATGGAATGGTACAAgttcatttgttcattggttcatTCTTCATCACCTACGTTCcccgtaagagctacgtgaaaagtgcgatggaaaaaaaccacgtatgtttccacgtaacaatgacgtttggattattttgagtgtatgtATTGTTTTGTCTTGGAGTGCTGAGcactttttattgtttttttttctggtatttgACGGAATTCGTATAaatcattttattcaaattacttAGCATTTTTAGGGttcagcaggaggaatggcttcatcagtaaggcggatgagggagacgtgccaactaccacaataggcgaagttaaggatgctatcaaacagctcaagaacaacaaagccgctggaaaggatggtattggagcggaacttattaaaatgggcccggacaagttggccacttgtctgcaccgattgatagccaggatctgggatacagaacagctaccggaggagtggaaggagggaataatatacccaatatacaaaaagggtgacaagttagaatgtgagaactatcgagcgatcaccattcttaatgcagcctataaagtgctttcccagatcatcttccgccgtctatcgccactggcaagcagatttgtgaaaagttatcaagccggttttgtggacgggcgatcgacgacagaccaaatctttatgttgcggcagatcctccaaaagtgtcgcgaatatcaagtccctacgcaccacctattcatcgatttcaaagcggcctatgatacctagaccgcgaagagctatggaagactatggacgagaatggttttcccgggaaactgactagactgatcaaagcaacgatggatagtgtacagtgctgtgtgaagatatcgggtgcattatcggacccgtttgaaacacgcaaaggacttcgacaaggcgatggtctttcctgcctcctgttcaatattgcactagaaggtgttatgaaacgggcgggcttcaacatgcggggcacgatcttcaataaatccagccagttcatttgtttcgctgacgacgtggacattgtcggaagaacgttccaggtggttgctgaacagtataccaggctgaaacgtgaagcagatcgggttggattgaaggtaaatacgtcgaagacgaaataattgctggctggaggaaccaagcgcgatagagctcgcataggcagacgcgtgacgatcgacggggatgagttcgaggtggtggacgaatttgtctacctcggatcattgataacgtcggataacaactgcagcagagaaattcgaagacgtatcattgccgaaAGTCGTGCTTattatggactccacaagaccttgcggtctggtaaacatcacttccgtactaagtgtaccatgtaaaagacgctaataagaccggtagtcctctacgggcatgagacgtggacaatgctcgaagaggacctgcaagcgctaggagtttttgaacgacgtgtgcttaggacgatctttgacggagtatgtgagaacggcgtatggaggagaagaatgaaccacgagcttgcgcaactctacggtgaacccagtatcacgaaagtcgccaaagctggaagggtacgaagggcgggacacgttgtgagaatgccggacaacaatcccgcaaaaatggtgttcaactcaaattcggccggtacaagacgaaggggagcgcaacgagctaggtggtttgaccaagtggagcaggatcttggaagtgtggggcgatcgaggaattggagcttagcagccatggaccgagttagttggcgtaacattgtggcgcagatcatgtcttgaaggacgtagagccagcaaaagtaagtaagcatttttaggggccttccttagctgagtggttagaattcacggctacaaagcaaaaccatgctgaaggtgtctgggttcgatttttaatggcaatttccttgacttccctgggcattgagtatcatcgtacctgccacacgatatacgaatgcaaacatggcagtttggcaaagaaagctctcagttaataactgtggaagtgctcataagaacactaagctgaggagcaggctctgtcccagtgaggacgttaacgccaagaagaagaagaagcattttttagaaagattcaCAGGATCACCTGAATtagtattttatcaaaattggaTTGAAAATTGGAAAGATTTCTGGTTATCCGCAAAAAAAGATTCTAATCGTGTCATAATAATTCCATTCGTAATCAATGGCTGTCATCGTCTCTACTACGTATAAACACGCGGTTGGTTTCTAATAAAACTTTATTataatattccacagtaaaTTGCAATTCACTAATTCCTCATGGATCACTATCATCAGGCTTTGTGTAgaattttgtgtttttattGGATTACACTTTCGTTTCATCATCTTATTGAATGTTCTCTTTTTTTAGGCAAATGTAATACACAACACCAGTATGATATAGAACCGAATAATCACAAACTGTGGCAACGCTGACGAATAATTTACAATCCGTTGAAACATAAACTAACATATTATCGCATagtaaaaaacttttcaaattcaaaactaCTAAATAGTGATTTGAAAAACACTTCGCCTGCCTTCCTGCTTAGTTGTCCCCCACTTGATGCACTTCCACAGGTAACAATTACATACAGTGAATCTTTCCTTAGGTGCTAAACAATTTCATTCGTTGAAGCATACATAGCGGTAGTTAATGTAGGCAATTACAGATTCTACTTTTGTACGGGAACTTTGCTAGGTGTTTTAAAAATCAGGGGAAACAACTCCTGAAGGGAAAATTAATATCACATTAGAAAATGACTACGGATGTTGTACACAGAGCTGCTTCACAAAAGCTACAAGCAGATATTGGGGAATGGTAAATAGTTTCTCAGCGAACTACTCATAAGGGATCGTAAACTTCGATTACTTTCATAGATGTTTCTTTAAAATAGAGTTTAACATTAATCGATTTTGATAGGGGCTCATACAATTTAGATTACTAATCTGTGTCTTTAAACTATTACTTGTTCCGCATCACGTTGCCATCAGGATCAGGGTCACCAATTCAGGTAAGATTCTAGTTACTAATAAAGTTCAAACAGATCATCCCGTACAATCTTTACTCCTTGTGTGTTTGCACCATCATAGAAAATTGTGTAGCTTTCCCTATCCATACTCTAGCTCAAAGGGTGAAAGGGTGTTTGTTTTTGGTTTTAGTAGTCTGTTATTTTTTGTAGGTGCGCATTTGCATCTTCTATACGTAAtttaacataaataaatcaatttggACTGGATCCAATCGCAGCATACTAGTGCATGATATCCTCCAAGTTCTGGATGTCGATTTCGGTGATGTGGTTTCCACCGAACTCTGCGTACTTGGCGTGCTGGTGAAGATCGGCCGATCgtttaaaaactgaaaaattaggaaaacgttattattgaattatttattaATTGAAACAGGTGATTGTTATTATGTTTATTACGTAAGAAACGaaaaaatattccagatttCAAATGGAAATTGTTTATAGATCTTTCAACTATTATTATACAGACTGCAAGCATAATGAAAAGgttgatttaatctaaatttaaattttagagaCACATGATTTGGTCCTTGAGAtacgaaaaaatatattttttgttacgcTATTTAATCAATCTGTTAGTTTATCGAAATCGGTAAACTATATATTGACAACTCCATGCTgtcatgtgtttttttttgtcataggCCCCACTGTGGAAGCTGAAAACATTCATCGTAAAAACTATTACGATAAAGCATAAAGGTAAGCATAATAGATATTTGGTCTTTTTTTTATGTTGCTGATAAGATGCAGGTAAAAAAACAGCCAGcgg includes the following:
- the LOC110680666 gene encoding uncharacterized protein LOC110680666 → MIHKSALKLFPSMESSPDYKGVLAKCLLFSRHMFKQVEDEYIRGCLRILYKLPVRGLKRRSDGTSVISEEKLASSLVRWVKPNQNIDDDLAEHMTSLIQIEPHIACIAPPFKTGHYFVVMNRTVSISVLNSIAAIDILFKTFKVLGTPVPSNLAMVMDFFECVLYRTSGHSSRKSVNNLVQSFQDAAHAEDN